The Pseudomonadota bacterium genome includes a region encoding these proteins:
- the mnmC gene encoding FAD-dependent 5-carboxymethylaminomethyl-2-thiouridine(34) oxidoreductase MnmC, which translates to MHLQLPPVQTARVDWQGTTPWAVDYADSYFMPEQGPAESQAVFIEASDLPRRFAALPPGGLFVIGETGFGTGLNALLAADCFAHRAPPLTHLHYYSAELHPLSKADLARAVSHWPELAGTAQRLLAVWPPPAPGFHRLRLTERIELTLMFGDARALWPVGPDRVDAWFLDGFAPARNPGLWDQQLLTALATRSRPGTTVATYTAAGSVRRGLAEAGFEVSRRPGFSGKRHRLTAHQPGTWTPQRTRRGQALIVGAGLAGCTTARALAERGWQSTVIDPCLTGQAPTSPLMGVLYTTASHHLNAQNRFYLTGLLHARRRLDHLGFPRHARDGRLEGVIQHLVDARIATKTRRAMATGAWPAELLSAVDDERVVFHGAGCLDPVAWCRHLLDHTAIDTRAGRVARIEDGPGIQLADGSALTADAVILCTAGATRDLPGLDWLGLRIVRGQVTFCRATDESARWTRPQCHSGYLTPAFDGVHCIGATFDRQRSEPVIDPGDDQLNLAELRKNLPPAWQILGGDDVQIVGQMAGLRCQSPDALPMVGPLPDPVHNPHRIRTGIHLNIAHGSRGLAHTPLCAEMLADQLAGHPAPVDRDIIDALAPERFIERWRRRDPDWVPGKH; encoded by the coding sequence ATGCACCTTCAACTGCCGCCTGTGCAGACCGCTCGCGTGGACTGGCAGGGCACAACACCATGGGCCGTCGACTACGCCGACAGCTACTTCATGCCCGAACAGGGCCCGGCCGAAAGCCAGGCAGTCTTCATCGAGGCCAGCGACCTGCCGCGCCGCTTCGCCGCACTGCCCCCCGGTGGCCTGTTCGTGATCGGCGAGACGGGTTTCGGGACCGGCCTCAATGCCCTCCTGGCCGCAGACTGCTTCGCACACCGCGCGCCCCCTTTGACTCATCTGCACTACTACTCCGCCGAGCTTCATCCCCTGTCCAAAGCCGACCTGGCCCGTGCCGTCTCGCACTGGCCTGAACTGGCCGGCACAGCGCAGCGCCTGCTTGCGGTCTGGCCGCCGCCGGCGCCTGGTTTCCATCGCCTGAGACTGACCGAGCGCATCGAACTGACGCTGATGTTCGGTGATGCCAGAGCCCTCTGGCCGGTCGGCCCCGACCGGGTAGACGCCTGGTTTCTGGACGGCTTCGCCCCGGCACGCAATCCCGGGCTATGGGACCAGCAACTGCTCACAGCGCTTGCGACGCGTTCGCGTCCCGGCACAACGGTTGCCACCTACACGGCCGCGGGCAGCGTCAGGCGCGGCCTGGCCGAGGCCGGCTTCGAGGTCTCGCGCCGGCCCGGCTTCAGCGGCAAACGCCACCGGCTGACCGCGCATCAGCCCGGCACCTGGACGCCGCAACGAACGCGCCGCGGTCAGGCGCTCATTGTCGGCGCCGGTCTGGCCGGCTGTACCACCGCGCGGGCGCTGGCCGAGCGCGGCTGGCAGTCGACCGTCATCGATCCATGCCTGACCGGGCAGGCCCCAACCAGCCCGCTCATGGGCGTGCTCTATACCACCGCCAGCCATCACCTCAATGCCCAGAACCGTTTCTACCTGACCGGCCTGCTTCACGCCCGCCGCCGCCTCGATCATCTCGGCTTTCCGCGCCACGCGCGAGACGGCCGCCTCGAGGGCGTCATCCAGCACCTCGTCGACGCGCGTATCGCGACCAAGACCCGCCGCGCCATGGCCACCGGCGCCTGGCCCGCCGAGCTGCTTTCCGCCGTCGACGACGAGCGCGTCGTCTTCCACGGCGCCGGCTGCCTCGACCCGGTCGCCTGGTGCCGGCACCTGCTCGATCACACGGCGATCGACACCCGCGCCGGCCGTGTTGCGCGCATCGAAGACGGGCCGGGCATCCAGCTGGCCGACGGCTCGGCGCTGACGGCTGACGCGGTCATCCTGTGCACCGCCGGCGCCACCCGGGACCTGCCCGGCCTGGACTGGCTGGGGCTGCGTATCGTGCGCGGGCAGGTCACGTTCTGCCGGGCAACGGACGAAAGCGCGCGCTGGACGAGACCACAGTGTCACAGTGGCTACCTCACGCCGGCCTTCGACGGCGTCCACTGCATCGGCGCGACCTTTGACCGGCAGCGCAGCGAGCCGGTGATCGATCCCGGTGACGACCAACTCAACCTGGCCGAACTCAGGAAAAACCTTCCGCCCGCCTGGCAGATCCTGGGCGGGGACGACGTCCAGATCGTCGGCCAGATGGCCGGCCTGCGCTGCCAGTCACCCGACGCCTTGCCGATGGTCGGTCCGCTGCCCGATCCCGTTCACAATCCCCACCGCATACGAACCGGCATCCACCTCAACATTGCCCACGGCTCGCGCGGGCTGGCCCACACCCCGCTGTGCGCCGAGATGCTCGCCGATCAACTGGCCGGTCATCCCGCCCCCGTCGACCGCGACATCATCGATGCGCTCGCCCCCGAACGCTTTATCGAACGCTGGCGCCGGCGCGATCCCGACTGGGTTCCCGGCAAGCACTGA
- a CDS encoding lipocalin family protein has translation MRGGPPLETVDSVDLERYMGQWYVIANIPYFGERGNVAGRAIYRMRDDGRMDDIYLYREGSFEAPEEEMEGIAWVVDEETNAQWKVQFYWPIRFGYYIIGLDEDYRWAVVGHPSREYAWIMAREPELSDERYGALLELLEARGFDATLLEKVPQRPEQVGQPGFQ, from the coding sequence ATGCGCGGCGGGCCGCCGCTGGAGACGGTCGACTCGGTCGACCTCGAGCGCTACATGGGGCAGTGGTACGTGATCGCCAATATCCCTTATTTTGGCGAGCGCGGAAACGTTGCCGGGCGCGCGATCTACCGCATGCGAGATGACGGTCGCATGGATGATATCTATCTTTATCGCGAAGGCAGTTTCGAGGCGCCCGAGGAGGAGATGGAAGGTATCGCCTGGGTCGTGGACGAGGAGACCAATGCGCAGTGGAAGGTGCAGTTCTACTGGCCGATCCGTTTCGGCTATTACATCATCGGGCTCGACGAGGACTACCGCTGGGCGGTGGTTGGCCACCCTTCGCGCGAATACGCCTGGATCATGGCGCGCGAGCCCGAGCTGTCCGACGAGCGCTACGGCGCACTGCTCGAGCTGCTTGAAGCCAGGGGATTCGATGCGACATTGCTTGAAAAGGTGCCGCAGCGCCCGGAGCAGGTCGGGCAGCCTGGTTTTCAGTAG
- a CDS encoding type II toxin-antitoxin system RelE/ParE family toxin has product MSPHLLISSVSRRRAEQLSAGLRRYEYRSHIIFYQAIHSEIMIVRVLHYRMDVRRHL; this is encoded by the coding sequence ATGAGCCCCCATTTGCTGATTTCCAGCGTTTCCCGGCGCCGCGCCGAGCAGCTGAGCGCTGGACTGCGTCGTTACGAGTATCGCTCTCACATCATCTTCTACCAGGCAATTCATTCCGAAATTATGATCGTGCGCGTCCTGCACTATCGCATGGACGTCAGGCGACATCTCTGA